From the Pseudomonas putida genome, one window contains:
- a CDS encoding DUF3077 domain-containing protein produces the protein MTSDGIKTTVGTTFFYQGEGQTHPLFCIAPGIPCQSAREQASELMGYVRDLTIDGLMDNKPQLLWASHYLSAMAKALMDDAELGMMR, from the coding sequence ATGACCAGCGACGGCATCAAGACCACCGTAGGCACGACCTTTTTCTACCAGGGCGAAGGCCAGACCCACCCGCTGTTCTGCATTGCCCCGGGCATTCCCTGCCAGAGTGCACGGGAACAGGCTTCGGAACTGATGGGCTATGTGCGGGATTTGACCATTGATGGCCTGATGGACAACAAGCCGCAATTGCTTTGGGCTTCACATTATCTGAGTGCGATGGCCAAGGCGCTGATGGATGATGCTGAATTGGGGATGATGCGCTGA
- the purU gene encoding formyltetrahydrofolate deformylase, translating into MSRAPDTWILTADCPSMLGTVDVVTRYLYEQHCYVTEHHSFDDRLSGRFFIRVEFRQPDDFDEAGFRAGLAERSDAFGMAFELTAPNHRPKVVIMVSKADHCLNDLLYRQRIGQLAMDVVAVVSNHPDLEPLAHWHKIPYYHFALDPKDKPAQERKVIQVIEETGAELVVLARYMQVLSPELCRRLDGWAINIHHSLLPGFKGAKPYHQAYNKGVKMVGATAHYINNDLDEGPIIAQGVEVVDHSHYPEDLIAKGRDIECLTLARAVGYHIERRVFLNANRTVVL; encoded by the coding sequence ATGAGTCGGGCACCGGATACCTGGATTCTCACCGCCGATTGCCCGAGCATGCTCGGCACCGTCGACGTAGTGACGCGTTACCTCTACGAGCAGCACTGCTACGTCACGGAGCACCACTCCTTCGATGACCGGCTGTCGGGGCGTTTCTTCATTCGCGTGGAGTTCCGCCAGCCGGACGATTTCGACGAGGCGGGTTTCCGCGCCGGCCTCGCCGAGCGCAGCGATGCGTTCGGCATGGCCTTCGAGCTGACCGCACCCAATCACCGCCCCAAGGTGGTGATCATGGTGTCCAAGGCCGACCATTGCCTGAACGACCTGCTGTATCGCCAGCGCATCGGCCAGCTGGCCATGGACGTGGTCGCGGTGGTGTCCAACCACCCGGACCTCGAACCCCTGGCGCACTGGCACAAGATTCCCTACTACCACTTCGCCCTCGACCCGAAGGACAAGCCTGCGCAGGAGCGCAAGGTGATCCAGGTGATTGAAGAAACCGGCGCGGAGCTGGTGGTGCTTGCCCGCTACATGCAGGTGCTGTCGCCGGAGCTGTGCCGGCGTCTTGATGGTTGGGCGATCAACATTCACCACTCGTTGCTGCCCGGGTTCAAGGGCGCCAAGCCTTATCACCAGGCCTACAACAAGGGCGTGAAGATGGTCGGCGCCACGGCGCACTACATCAACAACGACCTCGACGAAGGGCCGATCATTGCCCAGGGTGTCGAGGTGGTGGACCACAGCCATTACCCGGAAGACCTGATCGCCAAGGGGCGTGACATCGAGTGCCTGACATTGGCGAGGGCGGTGGGGTATCACATCGAGCGGCGGGTGTTCCTCAACGCCAACCGGACAGTCGTTCTCTGA
- a CDS encoding APC family permease, with the protein MANPPSSNSAQLRRVLGLPALVFFGLVYMVPLTIFTTYGIVTELTGGRTASAYMVTLVAMLFTAASYSFMVKRFPVAGSAYSYTNMAFGPNVGFLAGWSLLLDYLFLPMINYLLIGLFLNIAFPAIPAWSIALASIVLVTVLNVVGIHSVAKTSNLIVGAQIVFIVVFVALSCQSLAGQPLDLLSPLMGDGSKPGFGAIMAGAAVLCLSFLGFDAVSTLAEECRDARRDVPRAIILTTLFAGVLFTVLAYVSQLVLPGSTFANADAAANEVMFKAGGQFLANFFTAAYVAGSLGSALASQAAVSRILFTMGRDNVLPRRSFGYLSPRFGTPVFAIALVSAFSLLALVIDLATLASLISFGALVAFSAVNLAVVKTHLMDDGAQRNLKGLLCYGLVPLVGLALTLWLWTSLSALTLVIGLCWFALGLAYLAVLTAGFRRPVRLVDFTEAA; encoded by the coding sequence ATGGCCAACCCACCCAGCTCCAACTCCGCCCAACTGCGCCGTGTCCTCGGCCTCCCCGCCCTGGTGTTCTTCGGCCTGGTGTACATGGTCCCGCTGACTATCTTCACCACCTACGGCATCGTCACCGAACTCACTGGCGGCCGCACCGCCAGCGCCTACATGGTCACCCTGGTGGCCATGCTGTTCACCGCAGCGTCCTACAGCTTCATGGTCAAGCGCTTCCCGGTCGCAGGCTCGGCGTACTCCTACACCAACATGGCCTTCGGCCCCAACGTCGGCTTCCTCGCGGGCTGGTCGCTGCTGCTGGATTACCTGTTCCTGCCGATGATCAACTACCTGCTGATCGGCCTGTTCCTCAACATCGCCTTCCCGGCCATCCCGGCGTGGTCCATCGCCCTGGCCTCGATCGTGCTGGTAACGGTGTTGAACGTGGTCGGCATCCACTCGGTGGCCAAGACCAGCAACCTGATCGTCGGCGCGCAGATCGTGTTCATCGTGGTGTTCGTCGCTCTGTCGTGCCAGTCGCTGGCCGGCCAGCCGCTGGACCTGCTGTCGCCGCTGATGGGTGATGGTTCCAAGCCCGGCTTTGGCGCGATCATGGCCGGTGCGGCGGTGCTGTGCCTGTCGTTCCTCGGCTTCGACGCTGTCTCGACTCTGGCAGAAGAGTGCCGCGATGCCCGCCGCGACGTGCCACGGGCTATCATCCTCACCACCCTGTTTGCTGGTGTGCTGTTCACCGTGTTGGCCTACGTCAGCCAGCTGGTCTTGCCGGGAAGCACCTTCGCCAATGCTGATGCAGCGGCCAACGAGGTGATGTTCAAGGCGGGCGGTCAGTTCCTGGCCAACTTCTTCACCGCCGCGTACGTGGCCGGCAGCCTGGGTTCGGCGCTGGCCTCCCAGGCGGCGGTATCGCGCATTCTGTTCACCATGGGGCGGGACAACGTGCTGCCACGACGCAGCTTCGGTTATCTGTCGCCACGCTTTGGCACGCCGGTGTTCGCCATTGCGCTGGTGTCGGCGTTTTCGCTGCTGGCACTTGTGATCGACCTGGCCACCCTTGCCTCGCTGATCAGCTTCGGTGCGCTTGTGGCGTTCTCGGCGGTGAACCTGGCGGTGGTGAAGACCCACCTGATGGACGATGGCGCCCAGCGTAACCTCAAGGGGCTGCTGTGCTATGGCCTGGTGCCGCTGGTGGGGTTGGCGCTGACTCTGTGGCTGTGGACCAGCCTGTCGGCACTGACTCTGGTGATTGGCCTGTGCTGGTTTGCCCTGGGCCTGGCCTACCTGGCGGTATTGACCGCCGGCTTCCGCCGCCCGGTACGCCTGGTGGACTTCACAGAAGCTGCATAG
- a CDS encoding acyltransferase: MRRLFTGILTTTLLLLNTVVMICPLMVFALLKLVLQGRWRDYASAAVMWVAEAWSEVDKAIFALCIPTRWDIRGVENLRKDTSYLAVSNHQTWVDIPALIESLNRRTPFFKFFLKKELIWVPLLGLAWWGLDYPFMKRYSKAFLEKHPELKGKDLEITKAACELFKRQPVTVVNYLEGTRFTEAKHREQQSPYRYLLKPKAGGVAFVLAALGEQLDALLDVTIVYPGNQAPGFWDLLNGSISRVIIDIQVRELDPALWEGDYENDPAFRQTVQAWVNQLWLDKDQRIAQLRAEIG; encoded by the coding sequence ATGCGTCGCCTGTTTACCGGCATTCTCACAACCACCCTGCTGCTACTCAACACCGTGGTGATGATCTGCCCGCTGATGGTCTTCGCCCTGCTCAAGCTGGTGTTGCAGGGGCGCTGGCGCGACTACGCCTCCGCTGCCGTGATGTGGGTCGCTGAAGCCTGGTCAGAGGTCGACAAGGCCATCTTCGCCCTGTGCATCCCCACCAGATGGGACATCCGTGGCGTCGAGAACCTGCGCAAGGACACGTCCTACCTGGCCGTCAGCAACCACCAGACCTGGGTCGACATCCCGGCGCTGATCGAAAGCCTCAACCGCCGCACGCCGTTCTTCAAGTTCTTCCTCAAGAAAGAGCTGATCTGGGTACCGCTGCTGGGCCTGGCCTGGTGGGGCCTCGACTACCCGTTCATGAAGCGCTACAGCAAAGCGTTCCTGGAAAAGCACCCGGAGCTCAAGGGCAAGGACCTGGAGATCACCAAGGCCGCCTGCGAGCTGTTCAAGCGCCAGCCGGTGACCGTGGTCAACTACCTCGAAGGCACCCGCTTCACCGAGGCCAAGCACCGCGAACAGCAGTCGCCCTACCGATATCTGCTCAAGCCCAAGGCCGGCGGCGTGGCGTTCGTGCTGGCGGCGCTGGGCGAGCAGCTGGATGCGCTGCTGGACGTGACCATCGTCTATCCCGGCAACCAGGCGCCCGGGTTCTGGGACTTGCTCAATGGCAGCATCAGCCGGGTGATTATCGACATTCAGGTGCGTGAGCTGGACCCGGCATTGTGGGAAGGAGATTATGAAAATGACCCGGCCTTCCGCCAGACCGTGCAGGCCTGGGTGAATCAGCTGTGGTTGGACAAGGACCAGCGGATCGCGCAGCTGCGGGCAGAAATAGGCTGA
- the fdhA gene encoding formaldehyde dehydrogenase, glutathione-independent, with protein MSGNRGVVYLGAGKVEVQKIDYPKMQDPRGKKIEHGVILKVVSTNICGSDQHMVRGRTTAQVGLVLGHEITGEIVEMGRDVERLKIGDLVSVPFNVACGRCRSCKEMHTGVCLTVNPARAGGAYGYVDMGDWTGGQAEYVLVPYADFNLLKLPDRDKAMEKIRDLTCLSDILPTGYHGAVTAGVGPGSTVYVAGAGPVGLAAAASARLLGAACVIVGDLNPARLAHAKSQGFEVVDLSKDTPLHEQIVDILGEPEVDCAVDAVGFEARGHGHEGAKHEAPATVLNSLMQVTRVAGNIGIPGLYVTEDPGAVDAAAKIGALSIRFGLGWAKSHSFHTGQTPTMKYNRQLMQAIMWDRINIAEVVGVQVINLDQAPEGYGEFDAGVPKKFVIDPHKMWGAA; from the coding sequence ATGTCTGGCAATCGTGGAGTGGTGTATCTCGGCGCGGGCAAGGTCGAGGTGCAGAAGATCGACTACCCGAAAATGCAAGACCCACGCGGCAAGAAAATCGAGCACGGCGTGATCCTCAAGGTGGTTTCCACCAACATCTGCGGCTCCGACCAGCACATGGTCCGCGGCCGCACCACTGCCCAGGTCGGCCTGGTCCTGGGCCACGAAATCACCGGTGAAATCGTCGAGATGGGGCGTGATGTAGAGCGCCTGAAGATCGGCGACCTGGTGTCGGTACCGTTCAACGTCGCCTGCGGCCGTTGCCGCTCGTGCAAAGAGATGCACACCGGTGTCTGCCTCACCGTCAACCCGGCCCGCGCTGGCGGTGCCTACGGCTACGTCGACATGGGCGACTGGACCGGTGGGCAGGCCGAATACGTGCTGGTGCCGTACGCCGACTTCAACCTGCTGAAACTGCCGGACCGCGACAAGGCCATGGAGAAGATCCGTGACCTGACCTGCCTGTCCGACATCCTGCCAACTGGCTACCACGGCGCCGTTACTGCCGGCGTTGGCCCAGGCAGCACCGTCTACGTCGCCGGTGCCGGCCCGGTCGGCCTGGCCGCCGCTGCCTCGGCGCGCCTGCTGGGCGCCGCCTGCGTCATCGTGGGTGACCTCAACCCGGCGCGCCTGGCCCACGCCAAGTCCCAGGGCTTCGAAGTGGTCGACCTGTCCAAGGACACCCCGCTGCACGAGCAGATCGTCGACATCCTCGGCGAACCGGAAGTGGACTGTGCCGTTGACGCCGTCGGCTTCGAGGCCCGTGGTCATGGTCATGAGGGCGCCAAGCACGAGGCCCCGGCCACCGTGCTCAACTCGCTGATGCAAGTGACCCGCGTAGCCGGCAACATCGGTATCCCGGGCCTGTACGTGACCGAAGACCCAGGCGCGGTGGATGCCGCTGCCAAGATCGGTGCGCTGAGCATCCGCTTCGGCCTGGGCTGGGCCAAGTCGCACAGCTTCCACACCGGCCAGACCCCGACCATGAAGTACAACCGCCAGCTGATGCAGGCGATCATGTGGGACCGCATCAACATTGCCGAAGTGGTGGGCGTGCAGGTGATCAACCTGGATCAGGCGCCGGAAGGCTATGGCGAGTTCGATGCAGGCGTGCCGAAGAAGTTCGTGATCGACCCGCACAAGATGTGGGGCGCGGCTTGA
- a CDS encoding DUF2780 domain-containing protein, with protein sequence MKAFTLATLLTLAASPVFAFNLSDAANAVSSMQNQKQQGQVQAPEGQANLLNTLGSQLNITPEQAVGGAGAMLGLARNNLSSDDYGQLTKAVPGLDLLSGANALGGLSGLGDLLGSDKGNQSALDKALGNDVQNRGDLDSAFKALGMDTGMIGQFAPLILQYLGQQGIAGSLLQNLGSLWTTPAPLAQPSV encoded by the coding sequence ATGAAAGCATTCACCCTGGCAACTCTGCTGACCCTGGCCGCAAGTCCGGTGTTCGCCTTCAACCTCAGCGACGCCGCCAACGCCGTCTCTTCCATGCAGAACCAGAAGCAACAAGGCCAGGTACAGGCACCCGAAGGGCAGGCCAATCTGCTCAACACCCTGGGCAGCCAGCTGAACATCACCCCCGAACAGGCCGTGGGCGGGGCAGGGGCCATGTTGGGGCTGGCGCGCAACAACCTGAGCAGCGACGACTATGGCCAGCTGACCAAGGCCGTGCCGGGCCTGGACCTGCTGTCGGGCGCCAATGCCCTGGGCGGGTTGAGTGGGTTGGGTGATTTGCTGGGCAGCGACAAGGGCAACCAGTCGGCCCTGGACAAGGCGCTGGGCAACGATGTGCAGAACCGTGGCGACCTGGACAGTGCGTTCAAGGCGCTGGGGATGGATACCGGGATGATCGGGCAGTTTGCGCCGTTGATTCTGCAGTACCTGGGGCAGCAGGGGATTGCCGGGTCGTTGTTGCAGAATCTGGGGAGTTTGTGGACTACTCCTGCGCCATTGGCCCAGCCTTCGGTCTAA
- a CDS encoding sarcosine oxidase subunit gamma → MSAINVFQQNPGAEAKAQSPLHHADLASLVGKGRKNAGVTLREKKFLGHLTIRGDGHNPEFAAGVHKALGLELPVALTVVANADSSLQWVGPDEWLLIVPGGQELAVEQKLRAALEGQHIQVVNVSGGQSLLELRGPNVREVLMKSTSYDVHPNNFPVGKAVGTVFAKSQLVIRRTAEDTWELVIRRSFSDYWWLWLQDASAEYGLSIEA, encoded by the coding sequence ATGAGCGCTATCAACGTCTTCCAGCAAAACCCCGGCGCCGAGGCCAAGGCCCAGTCGCCACTGCACCACGCCGACCTGGCCAGCCTGGTTGGCAAAGGCCGCAAGAACGCAGGCGTGACCCTGCGTGAGAAGAAATTCCTCGGTCACCTGACCATTCGTGGCGATGGTCACAATCCGGAATTCGCCGCTGGCGTGCACAAGGCCCTGGGCCTGGAGCTGCCGGTTGCCCTGACCGTCGTGGCCAATGCTGACAGCTCCCTGCAATGGGTCGGCCCCGACGAGTGGCTGCTGATCGTTCCGGGCGGCCAGGAACTGGCGGTTGAACAGAAGCTGCGTGCGGCCCTCGAAGGCCAGCACATCCAGGTGGTGAATGTCAGCGGCGGGCAGAGCCTGCTGGAACTGCGCGGCCCCAACGTGCGCGAAGTGCTGATGAAATCCACCAGCTATGATGTTCACCCGAACAACTTCCCGGTCGGCAAGGCCGTCGGCACCGTGTTCGCCAAGTCGCAGCTGGTGATCCGCCGCACTGCCGAAGACACCTGGGAACTGGTGATCCGCCGCAGCTTCTCCGACTACTGGTGGTTGTGGCTGCAGGACGCTTCGGCCGAGTACGGCCTGAGCATCGAGGCGTAA
- a CDS encoding RHS repeat-associated core domain-containing protein: MNTQQHFYKGPHLHTIKSKDQAISLFHHQDIPLAERRGASPANLFGSDMSRSVLKSLKASLPNSFSYTPYGHTPYQIGTSSSLGFNGEHRNALGLYALGNGYRSYSPTLMRFFSPDSMSPFGKGGLNAYAYCAGDPINRKDPTGHFFFQVVVGIIVAVIILAIVVSVVLNNLAKKGKGVGRVGNAVQDDTSKIRKSTREAWQRSQLL, translated from the coding sequence GTGAATACTCAGCAGCACTTCTATAAAGGCCCGCATCTGCACACCATAAAGTCGAAAGACCAAGCTATTTCATTGTTCCATCATCAGGACATACCTTTGGCGGAACGGCGCGGGGCAAGTCCGGCAAATTTGTTCGGTAGCGACATGAGTCGATCAGTATTGAAGAGCCTTAAGGCATCTCTGCCAAACTCATTTTCTTACACGCCATACGGGCACACTCCCTACCAGATAGGGACATCGTCATCGCTGGGCTTCAACGGCGAACACCGCAACGCTCTGGGGCTCTACGCACTTGGCAATGGCTATCGTTCCTATAGCCCCACACTCATGCGATTCTTTTCGCCGGACTCCATGAGCCCGTTTGGAAAGGGTGGATTGAATGCCTATGCCTATTGCGCAGGAGATCCGATTAACCGTAAAGATCCTACAGGCCACTTCTTCTTCCAAGTGGTCGTAGGGATAATAGTTGCAGTAATCATCTTAGCCATAGTTGTTTCCGTTGTTCTAAATAACCTTGCTAAAAAAGGAAAGGGTGTAGGCAGGGTAGGAAACGCCGTACAAGACGACACATCAAAGATTAGAAAATCGACTCGCGAGGCTTGGCAAAGGTCCCAACTATTGTAG
- a CDS encoding ATP-dependent zinc protease family protein, whose protein sequence is MKSLLALLSLLALPVMAAEPTLYGRYENIKLPELGQTLKAKMDTGAWTASLSAKDIELFTRDGEEWVRFRLATKDSDGKVYEHQVSRISKIKGRADEEDEGDGPDISKRPVVDLEMCLGGVKRTMEVNLVDRSHFNYPLLIGSKALRQFKAAVNPAKKFTAGNPDC, encoded by the coding sequence GTGAAATCTCTGCTTGCCCTGTTATCGCTGCTGGCGTTGCCGGTCATGGCCGCCGAACCCACGCTGTATGGCCGTTACGAGAACATCAAGTTGCCCGAGCTTGGCCAGACCCTGAAGGCCAAGATGGACACCGGTGCCTGGACGGCCTCCCTGTCGGCCAAGGACATCGAGCTGTTCACCCGCGATGGCGAGGAGTGGGTACGTTTCCGCCTGGCAACCAAGGACTCCGACGGCAAGGTCTATGAGCACCAGGTCTCGCGCATCAGCAAGATCAAGGGCCGTGCCGATGAAGAGGATGAGGGTGATGGACCGGACATCTCCAAGCGGCCGGTGGTTGACCTTGAGATGTGCCTGGGTGGCGTGAAGCGCACCATGGAGGTCAACCTGGTGGACCGCAGCCACTTCAACTACCCGTTGCTGATAGGTTCCAAGGCGCTGCGCCAGTTCAAGGCGGCAGTGAACCCGGCCAAGAAGTTTACTGCGGGCAATCCTGATTGCTGA